One window of the Synechococcus sp. CC9311 genome contains the following:
- a CDS encoding cupin domain-containing protein, translating to MLSCGTQIVFAEQAEQKPEPISSEVLLQASSSWKGDQYKYPQGLPLITVKTILFQPGAKSKPHSHEIPGAAFIQEGELLCEVPVTGLAKRFVKGVVLPTTFKNDLHTCENTGTEVAKVLVFYAGAVGVPTSYYIQK from the coding sequence TTGCTCAGCTGCGGGACTCAGATCGTTTTTGCTGAACAAGCAGAGCAAAAGCCTGAGCCCATCTCTTCTGAAGTGCTCCTGCAAGCATCATCTTCCTGGAAGGGAGACCAGTACAAATATCCCCAAGGCCTCCCACTGATCACTGTAAAAACAATCCTCTTCCAGCCTGGAGCTAAATCAAAACCACACTCCCATGAGATACCAGGAGCTGCATTTATTCAAGAAGGAGAACTCCTTTGCGAGGTTCCTGTTACAGGACTTGCCAAGCGCTTTGTGAAAGGAGTCGTTCTCCCAACCACATTTAAAAATGATTTGCATACTTGTGAGAACACTGGAACAGAAGTCGCAAAGGTATTGGTTTTTTATGCAGGAGCAGTTGGTGTTCCTACCTCCTATTACATTCAGAAATAA
- a CDS encoding ferritin: protein MTQTPATAQGRLAIATGPSGRAMAETMTQEMVEQLQAHLNLERQSSAAYFAAAIWFAERELTGFAEYLRNEGKQEQEHAAKFADYLISRGQTVELDTIEAPRQTWPDPEEVIANVFRMEADVTTSVLLLYSIAERASDQRTTVFLDPVVDDQRISEHEAAYLLGRVKYANNERAAMMIIDAELREEEAKPAKLQS from the coding sequence ATGACTCAAACACCAGCAACAGCTCAAGGCAGGCTCGCCATTGCAACAGGCCCCTCTGGTCGTGCAATGGCAGAGACGATGACACAAGAGATGGTGGAGCAGCTTCAAGCCCATCTCAATCTGGAAAGGCAGTCTTCAGCGGCCTACTTCGCAGCGGCGATCTGGTTTGCAGAGCGCGAACTCACTGGCTTTGCTGAATACTTGCGCAATGAGGGTAAGCAAGAGCAAGAACATGCAGCAAAATTCGCTGACTACCTGATCTCCCGTGGTCAGACAGTTGAATTAGACACGATTGAAGCACCTCGGCAGACATGGCCTGACCCAGAAGAGGTGATTGCCAATGTCTTCCGCATGGAAGCAGACGTCACAACCTCTGTTCTTCTGCTGTATTCAATAGCTGAACGTGCCTCCGATCAGAGAACAACCGTCTTTCTTGATCCAGTTGTGGATGATCAGAGAATCTCTGAACATGAGGCGGCCTATCTATTAGGAAGGGTCAAGTACGCCAATAATGAGCGTGCTGCAATGATGATCATTGACGCAGAGCTCAGGGAAGAAGAAGCAAAACCAGCAAAGCTTCAATCATAA
- a CDS encoding cysteine hydrolase — MSPVSPRNTALLLIGFQRDYFDPDGILYSVVEESHRISGTLEHTIQVIDSILDTSITIVNTPIVFSESYHEIENPMGILKAIKDAEAFKVGTTGAETLPQIEKYGDRIVIIPGKRGFNAFSNTELKDLLVKKGIERLVIAGCVTSLCVNATALAAKENGFEVTILSDCTSSRTPVEQDMFCKEIFPLFTDVVDHNEFAKAIVRDSD, encoded by the coding sequence ATGTCTCCAGTGTCTCCGCGTAACACCGCTTTACTACTTATAGGCTTTCAGAGGGATTATTTTGACCCTGATGGAATTCTTTACTCTGTTGTTGAAGAATCTCATCGCATTTCTGGAACCCTCGAGCATACAATCCAAGTCATCGATAGCATCTTGGACACATCGATTACTATTGTTAATACACCAATCGTATTCAGTGAAAGTTATCATGAGATAGAGAATCCGATGGGTATTTTAAAAGCAATCAAAGATGCAGAGGCATTCAAAGTTGGTACAACTGGTGCTGAAACCCTGCCGCAGATTGAAAAGTATGGTGATCGAATTGTAATCATTCCAGGGAAGCGAGGTTTCAATGCATTTTCTAATACCGAATTGAAGGACTTGCTTGTTAAAAAAGGAATAGAACGACTTGTGATTGCAGGCTGCGTGACTTCTCTTTGTGTTAACGCCACTGCACTTGCTGCTAAGGAAAACGGCTTTGAAGTAACGATTTTATCCGACTGCACGTCCAGTCGAACGCCAGTTGAACAAGATATGTTCTGTAAGGAAATTTTTCCATTATTCACTGATGTAGTTGATCATAACGAATTTGCTAAAGCAATTGTTCGTGATTCTGACTGA
- a CDS encoding ATP-binding protein, producing the protein MTIDRHHDPDATAVAQSRLIERLAESERSIRDILVNLPVIVARFDRHGKGEIQFVNMAWNRILGFDINSSIGTAIDSYVLPDDLEKWRTLVKNTKNTDHDVSDSQVRFKDSKGEIHWLKLKFDQRETGEAIVLMEDFTDRRRLDAEVLRAQRLESIGRLAGGLAHDFNNLLQVIMGYIDLSQRLNNNQGIDAKYLKIASQACLRAAGLTKQMLSFSKGGNPVRMIWALQDVVKEAMEMSLHGSNVKAFIECESSLPNVDIDSGQIHQVFNNIILNAEQSMPEGGQINLHIRNEWDRKDGNSREMVVVEITDCGIGIKPTDMEKIFDPFFTTKDHGTGLGLTSAYWIVKRHDGDLQIKSDIGKGTVVRVSLPAVRNADTPVKSVVVDQKPMNCARILIMDDEDMVRTSLRLMLEEHGHSVTSTEHGQECLDVYVRALDEGEPFDLVILDLTISGGKGGIWTIDQLKTVNSSIKAIVASGYSQDSILADYRKSGFSAVLQKPFDMQSLAKSLANVLRH; encoded by the coding sequence ATGACTATTGATCGTCATCATGACCCAGACGCTACAGCAGTTGCTCAGTCAAGGCTAATTGAACGTCTTGCAGAGTCAGAACGAAGTATTAGGGATATTCTCGTTAACCTTCCGGTTATTGTCGCTCGTTTTGATAGGCATGGTAAAGGAGAAATTCAATTTGTTAATATGGCTTGGAATAGAATATTAGGCTTTGATATTAACTCAAGCATCGGAACTGCAATTGACTCATACGTGTTACCAGATGATCTAGAAAAGTGGAGAACACTCGTTAAGAATACTAAAAATACTGATCATGATGTCTCTGATAGTCAAGTTCGCTTTAAAGACTCAAAGGGTGAAATACACTGGCTAAAACTGAAGTTTGATCAGCGCGAAACTGGTGAGGCCATTGTCTTAATGGAAGACTTTACCGATAGAAGGCGTTTAGATGCCGAAGTGTTGCGTGCTCAGAGATTGGAGAGTATTGGCAGGCTTGCAGGTGGCTTAGCGCATGATTTCAATAATCTTCTGCAAGTTATCATGGGGTATATTGATCTTAGTCAGAGATTAAATAACAACCAAGGGATTGATGCTAAGTATTTAAAGATTGCGAGTCAGGCTTGTCTCCGTGCAGCTGGGCTGACTAAGCAAATGTTGTCTTTTAGCAAAGGTGGAAATCCTGTTAGAATGATCTGGGCGTTGCAAGATGTTGTAAAAGAAGCGATGGAAATGAGCTTGCATGGCTCTAACGTAAAAGCTTTTATCGAATGTGAGTCATCATTGCCTAATGTTGATATTGACTCTGGACAGATACATCAAGTCTTTAACAATATTATTCTGAATGCAGAACAATCAATGCCAGAAGGTGGTCAAATTAATCTCCATATTCGCAATGAATGGGATCGCAAAGATGGCAATTCAAGAGAGATGGTTGTTGTTGAGATAACTGATTGTGGAATTGGCATCAAACCAACGGATATGGAGAAGATTTTTGATCCGTTCTTTACGACTAAAGACCATGGCACAGGTCTTGGTTTGACAAGTGCATATTGGATTGTCAAGCGGCATGATGGCGACTTGCAAATTAAAAGTGACATTGGCAAAGGAACGGTTGTTCGTGTTTCTTTGCCAGCTGTTCGGAATGCTGATACTCCTGTTAAGTCAGTAGTCGTCGATCAAAAGCCTATGAATTGTGCTCGAATATTAATTATGGACGATGAAGATATGGTGAGAACATCTCTTCGCCTAATGCTTGAAGAACATGGACATTCTGTTACTAGTACTGAGCATGGTCAGGAGTGTTTAGATGTCTATGTACGTGCCTTGGATGAGGGGGAGCCTTTTGATTTGGTGATACTGGATCTTACTATTTCTGGAGGCAAGGGCGGAATATGGACTATTGATCAGCTGAAAACAGTCAACTCATCAATCAAGGCAATTGTAGCAAGTGGATACAGCCAAGATTCAATTTTGGCGGATTATCGAAAAAGTGGTTTTAGTGCTGTCCTGCAAAAACCATTCGATATGCAATCTCTTGCTAAATCATTGGCTAACGTTTTGAGACATTGA
- a CDS encoding DUF3764 family protein — MTLSISNNWDEWVQIFDSKETSELHDRYAMQVLFRGVSPKDPKQVVVIIQAPEGATEQFLRDNREYVESNGAVMDSVNTSIWIG; from the coding sequence GTGACTCTGTCCATCTCAAATAATTGGGATGAATGGGTTCAAATCTTTGACAGCAAAGAAACCTCAGAACTCCATGACCGCTACGCCATGCAAGTTCTCTTCCGTGGAGTGTCACCTAAGGATCCCAAACAGGTAGTCGTAATCATTCAGGCTCCTGAAGGAGCTACTGAACAATTCCTTCGTGATAACAGAGAATATGTGGAGTCGAATGGAGCAGTGATGGATTCCGTAAACACAAGTATCTGGATTGGTTAA
- a CDS encoding metallothionein → MTVTVVKCACSSCTCEVSSSSAISRNGHSYCSDACASGHRNNEPCHDAAGACGCNCGS, encoded by the coding sequence ATGACAGTAACAGTTGTAAAGTGTGCCTGTTCAAGCTGCACCTGTGAAGTAAGCAGTTCTTCTGCTATTTCTAGAAATGGCCATAGCTACTGCTCTGATGCCTGTGCAAGTGGTCACCGCAATAATGAGCCTTGCCATGACGCCGCAGGCGCTTGTGGTTGTAATTGTGGTTCTTGA